A segment of the Salvelinus namaycush isolate Seneca unplaced genomic scaffold, SaNama_1.0 Scaffold88, whole genome shotgun sequence genome:
AACAAGTCAAttacttatttccattgtgttcCATAAGGTGAGACACCAGAGagtacacacaggggagaagccttacccctGTCCTGATTGTGGCAAGAGGTTCGCCCACTCAGGAGGCCTCCGAGAACATGAGAGGATACACTCCGGAGAGAAGCCTCACTCCTGCTCTgtgtgtgggaagagcttcaccCAGAAGGGAAGTCTTAGAGTTCACCTACGGACACACACGGGGGAGAGACCTTATTCTTGCTCCGTCTGCGGCAAGAGTTACACCCAAAATGAATTTTTGAAAGtgcaccagcgaacacacacggGAGAGAGGCCCTACTCCTGTTCTGTGTGTGGCAAGGGCTTTGCTCAGATCGGAAACTTGAAGAAACACCAGCGGATTCACaccggggagaagccttaccagtGTCTGGAGTGTGGCGCCAGTTTCACCCAGAAGGACAGCCTGAAGATGCACCAGAGGTCATTTTATTTCATTCTTGTTTTCATTTGATCTCCTTGTTGTTTTACTGTAAAGTCTGTTTCAAGTTTAAATGCACTTTGAATAAAGAATGATTTGATTTAGgtctcacacaggagagaaaccctgcGTCTGCCCCGAGTGCGGGAAGGGTTTCCGTGACAACGGGCACCTGAAAGTCCACTCGAGAGTGCATACAGGTGAGGTTGATTTAACGATCGAAGGATATCAGTGTCTCAAAACTCTTGAGTTGTCCACAATGTGGTTCtttaataaaacttgaaactttatGCAGCAATTGACAGCATGCATTACAGCATTGTCATATGTATGGGATTCACGTGGTATACAacgtccaatgaaatgcttacttgcaggttccttttcaacaacaataagaaataataaaacataataatacggacataaagtaaatggctcattATTGTGGagtgacactgtctgtctgtcccacccacccatctgtccatccatctgtccacccatctgtccatctgtccatcAGGGGAGAAGCCGTACTCCTGCCCTGACTGTGGGAGACGGTTCAGCCAGGCAGACGTCCTGAAGAGACACCAGATGGtgcatacaggggagaagccgtaCTTCTGTGCCCTGTGTGGGAGGAGGTTCGCCCAGCCTGCCACTCTGAAGTACCACCTCCGGACCCACGCAAGAGAGAACCAGACAGGAGGCGAGTTCAACAACACTTCCTTTACAGCCGAACATGTTGCCACAGTAACAACTTCAGTTGGAAcgatttgaatgaacattccaGAATGTTACAGCGAAGCTGCAAATAGCTCATTTTTATATGTATTCAAACTGCAAATACTAATCTTACTACGTGTAATGGAAAGCCTACATAGCAACATGTATTATTTGTAGTGGCAGTTTAGACAGGAAACAGATACTTATGTTTACCTCacactgccttctcagactgtcagccacttcactgccttctcagactgtcagccaattcactgccttctcagactgtcggccacttcactgccttctcagactgtcggccacttcactgccttctcagactgtcggccacttcactgccttctcagactgtcggccacttcactgccttctcagactgtcggccacttcactgccttctcagactgtcggccacttcactgccttctcagactgtcggccacttcactgccttctcagactgtcggccacttcactgccttctcagactgtcggtcacttcactgccttctcagactgtcagccacttcactgccttctcagactgtcagccacttcactgccttctcagactgtcagccacttccctgccttctcagactgtcagccacttccctgccttctcagactgtcagccacttccctgccttctcagactgtcggccacttccctgccttctcagactgtcggccacttccctgccttctcagactgtcggccacttccctgccttctcagactgtcggccacttcactgccttctcagactgtcggccacttcactgccttctcagactgtcggccacttcactgccttctcagactgtcggccacttcactgccttctcagactgtcggccacttcactgccacttcactgccttctcagactgtcagccacttcactgccttctcagactgtcagccacttccctgccttctcagactgtcagccacttccctgccttctcagactgtcagccacttcactgccttctcagactgtcggccacttcactgccttctcagactgtcggccacttcactgccttctcagactgtcggccacttcactgccacttcactgccttctcagactgtcagccacttcactgccttctcagactgtcagccacttccctgccttctcagactgtcagccacttccctgccttctcagactgtcagccacttcactgccttctcagactgtcagccacttcactgccttctcagactgtcggccacttccctgccttctcagactgtcggtcacttcactgccttctcagactgtcggccacttcactgccttctcagactgtcggccacttcactgccttctcagactgtcggccacttcactgccttctcagactgtcggccacttcactgccttctcagactgtcggccacttcactgccttctcagactgtcggccacttcactgccttctcagactgtcggccacttcactgccttctcagactgtcggccacttcactgccttctcagactgtcggccacttcactgccttctcagactgtcggccacttcactgccttctcagactgtcggccacttcactgccttctcagactgtcggccacttcactgccacttcactgccttctcagactgtcagccacttcactgccttctcagactgtcagccacttccctgccttctcagactgtcggccacttccctgccttctcagactgtcggccacttccctgccttctcagactgtcggccacttcactgccttctcagactgtcggccacttcactgccttctcagactgtcggccacttcactgccttctcagactgtcggccacttcactgccttctcagactgtcggccacttcactgccttctcagactgtcggccacttcactgccttctcagactgtcggccacttcactgccttctcagactgtcggccacttcactgccttctcagactgtcggccacttcactgccacttcactgccttctcagactgtcggccacttcactgccttctcagactgtcggccacttcactgccttctcagactgtcggccacttcactgccttctcagactgtcagccacttccctgccttctcagactgtcagccacttccctgccttctcagactgtcggccacttcactgccttctcagactgtcggccacttccctgccttctcagactgtcggccacttcactgccttctcagactgtcggccacttcactgccttctcagactgtcggccacttcactgccttctcagactgtcggccacttcactgccttctcagactgtcggccacttcactgccttctcagactgtcggccacttcactgccttctcagactgtcggccacttcactgccacttcactgccttctcagactgtcagccacttcactgccttctcagactgtcagccacttccctgccttctcagactgtcagccacttccctgccttctcagactgtcggccacttcactgccttctcagactgtcggccacttcactgccttctcagactgtcggccacttcactgccttctcagactgtcggccacttcactgccttctcagactgtcggccacttcactgccacttcactgccttctcagactgtcagccacttcactgccttctcagactgtcagccacttccctgccttctcagactgtcggccacttccctgccttctcagactgtcggccacttcactgccttctcagactgtcggccacttcactgccttctcagactgtcggccacttcactgccttctcagactgtcggccacttcactgccttctcagactgtcggccacttcactgccttctcagactgtcggccacttcactgccttctcagactgtcggtcacttcactgccttctcagactgtcggccacttcactgccttctcagactgtcggccacttcactgccttctcagactgtcagtcacttcactgccttctcagactgtcagccacttcactgccttctcagactgtcggccacttccctgccttctcagactgtcggccacttccctgccttctcagactgtcggccacttccctgccttctcagactgtcggccacttccctgccttctcagactgtcggccacttccctgccttctcagactgtcggccacttccctgccttctcagactgtcggccacttccctgccttctcagactgtcggccacttccctgccttctcagactgtcggccacttcactgccttctcagactgtcggccacttcactgccttctcagactgtcggccacttcactgccttctcagactgtcggccacttcactgccttctcagactgtcggccacttcactgccttctcagactgtcggccacttcactgccttctcagactgtcggccacttcactgccttctcagactgtcggccacttcactgccttctcagactgtcggccacttcactgccttctcagactgtcggccacttcactgccttctcagactgtcggccacttcactgccttctcagactgtcggccacttcactgccttctcagactgtcggccacttcactgccttctcagactgtcggccacttcactgccttctcagactgtcggccacttcactgccttctcagactgtcggccacttcactgccttctcagactgtcggccacttcactgccttctcagactgtcggccacttcactgccttctcagactgtcggccacttcactgccttctcagactgtcggccacttcaCTGCCGACACAAAACAGAACACTGTTGCTAACATTCACAAACCATTTCCCCAGGGTCTCAACGCTGCCCAGTGTGTGGACAGGACCTCCCGACAGAGCAGGCTCTGAGAAAACACCTACAGACACACATGGGGGAGGACCTCGGTCACAACGGGGGACAGGAAGACGGGGAGGAGGAAGTTGGTGGTCTGATCAATTCTGATGGAGAGGACGTCGGCTGGGACCCTTCTCATCTTAGTAAGTGGAGGCAGGTTATTCGTCcctaatggctccctattccctacatagtgcactactttaccctaaGATACATTCctaatggcaccatattccctatgtagtgcagtactttaCCCTAAGATacatccctaatggcaccctattccctacgtagtgcactactttaccctaaGATACATCcctaatggctccctattccctatgtagtgcactactttaccctaaGATACattcctaatggcaccctattccctatgtagtgcactactttaccatAAGATacatccctaatggcaccctattccctacatagtgcactactttaccctaaGATACATCcctaatggctccctattccctatgtagtgcactactttaccctaaGATACATcactaatggcaccctattccctatgtagtgcactactttaccctaagatacatccctaatggcaccctattccctacatagtgcactactttaccctaaTATACacccctaatggcaccctattccctatgtagtgcactactttaccctaaGATACATcactaatggcaccctattccctatgtagtgcactactttaccctaagatacatccctaatggcaccctattccctacatagtgcactactttaccctaaGATACacccctaatggcaccctattccctatgtagtgcactactttaccctaagatacatccctaatggcaccctattccctacatagtgcactactttaccctaaTATACacccctaatggcaccctattccctatgtagtgcactacttttgaccatccatccttccatcaAAAGATAAACAGgagagagtcctggtagtctcattataacccataataccaacctatctctacaggagagagtcctggtagtctcattataacccataataccaacctatctctacaggtgAGAGTCCTGTCCATGGCTCTTCTGGTAGTGAAGGAGGAAGTCCCCCTACATCACACATCAACAAGGTGGGAGAAAATGACCTTTTCACATTTTACTGTAAACTAATGTTATTTATTTCAGGGGCCAAATGtttcaagcatctcagagtaggagtgctgatctaggatcagtttgggcTTTTAGATTATAAAGAATGGAcaggaggggacctgatcctatatcagcactcctaTTGGATCTGAACAACATCACATGTacaaggggacctgatcctagatcagcactccctaTTGGATCTGAACAACATCACATGTAAaatgggacctgatcctagatcagcactcctattggATCTGAACAACATCACATGTAAaatgggacctgatcctagatcagcactccctaTTGGATCTGAACAACAACATATGTacaaggggacctgatcctagatcagcactcctattggATCTGATCTGAACAACATCACATGTacaaggggacctgatcctagatcagcactcctattggATCTGATCTGAACAACATCACATGTacaaggggacctgatcctagatcagcactcctattggATCTGATCTGAACAACATCACATGTacaaggggacctgatcctatatcagcactcctCTTCTGAGATGATTTATTAACACAGACCCTGATCTTCAGAGGATATATTACTTCCTGTATTATTGATCACTGTTTTCATTCTAGAATCCAGGTGACCAATCCAGATCCAAACGCAGGTCACTGGGTCCTGACGACAGAGAGGTCTTCAGTCAGACACTGGGGAGGAACATTAAAgtagtggagggggaggaggacttGAGTCAAACTGTTGAGGTGACGGttaaagaagaagaggaggacgaggaagTCACCAGATCCCCAGTAGAAGAAGTGGACTgggaggctgttgaacttagtaagtggagggagggaggctgttgaacttagtaagtagagggagggaggctgttgaacttagtaagtagagggagggaggctgttgaacttagtaagtagagggagggaggctgttgaacttagtaagtagagggaggctgttgaacttagtaagtagagggagggaggctgttgaacatagtaagtggagggagggaggctgttgaacttagtaagtggagggaggctgttgaacttagtaagtagagggagggaggctgttgaacttagtaagtagagggagggaggctgttgaacata
Coding sequences within it:
- the LOC120043231 gene encoding zinc finger protein OZF-like; amino-acid sequence: MSAEFTPPGSDRPTMDEDDVNNQPSPSHSPPASGEPDQQNQTEPTKTFSHCCLDCGKEFSRPCDLVRHQRVHTGEKPYPCPDCGKRFAHSGGLREHERIHSGEKPHSCSVCGKSFTQKGSLRVHLRTHTGERPYSCSVCGKSYTQNEFLKVHQRTHTGERPYSCSVCGKGFAQIGNLKKHQRIHTGEKPYQCLECGASFTQKDSLKMHQRSHTGEKPCVCPECGKGFRDNGHLKVHSRVHTGEKPYSCPDCGRRFSQADVLKRHQMVHTGEKPYFCALCGRRFAQPATLKYHLRTHARENQTGGSQRCPVCGQDLPTEQALRKHLQTHMGEDLGHNGGQEDGEEEVGGLINSDGEDVGWDPSHLSESPVHGSSGSEGGSPPTSHINKNPGDQSRSKRRSLGPDDREVFSQTLGRNIKVVEGEEDLSQTVEVTVKEEEEDEEVTRSPVEEVDWEAVELRESPNHCSDREERPPHQENHTAKDHHHTESTRLTPALTLFEGPDQSH